A stretch of Mucilaginibacter terrae DNA encodes these proteins:
- a CDS encoding TonB-dependent receptor: MRITFLLLITFFVQLSFATHAQTLTIDQGNTSLLKAIKEIQRQSKYQFLYTDEMLKGARPVNLSFKNATLEEVLTSCFEGQPLTYVVKNKTVVLRRRITGSATTDVQAITVKGKVLDNKGQPLAGVTVKIKGASAGTVTDPNGNYSIAVANGTVTLSYSYVGFVTQEIVVENQTTINVILQESVKSIDNVVVIGYGTQKRGDINGAVSSISARDIQNVPQTSIDQMLQGKAAGLTITQNSGAPGSSTSVHIRGITSLSGSNEPLYVIDGVPVSGDATNASTSRTSPLQSINNDQTAVSPLSLINPNDIESVDVLKDASAAAIYGSRASNGVIIITTKRGKNSASKVTYDGWLGFQQPAKYLKMMDLKQYANLQNALGELYGAVRPEFADPSLLGKGTDWQREIFRTAVMQSHQVSISGGKEGTNYYLSGGYLKQDGMVIGSGFNRYSFRSNVNSQVKNWLNVGMTLSGSRTNENVIFSDNNGIIYNALLNAPDIAVLNADGSYAGPPANQVGGAINPVAQALSITNNLIRNKINGNMYADIRLSKDLTLRSELGGDFNFTDNRLFNPTYAWGQYVNTTASLNQLTTQNTFWDWKEYLTYSHTFKSKHAVTALLGHEVQQYTYRGMSAYRQKFFSNDVQTLNLGDAATARNDEFKGSGVLESAYARGIYTYNGKYSITATIRADKSSNFTPENNTGYFPSFAASWRVSDEPFMAKFKTVADNIKLRVGYGQVGNQDVGGYLFGSSLTPSATGLGTGFFFNQIPNPNLTWQTSIQTDLGIDASLFGNRIDLTFDWYNKTSKNFLFQQPLPAYLIGDANYLGGINPPTINGGNLQNKGFEFTIRTQNIRGEDFKWNSTLIFSHYANKVVSLANNSGPLIGEVVNGFLHLPVTRTTVGSAIGEFYGYKVAGIFQNDAQLRGAPVQFGRPINPTQSGTWLGDIQYQDLNNDGKIDQNDQTSLGNPNPKFTYGFTNNFSFKAFDLSIFLNGSYGAKILNVLNRTIGGMSSLYQNQLASVAGFWTPTNTGSNIPAPKGGTDNPNLVISDRYIESGSYLRIQNINLGYNLPAKLINRVSLSRLRVYASVQNLYTFTPYKGYDPEIGSANQNVFQTNIDLGRYPIPRTITFGVNAEF; the protein is encoded by the coding sequence ATGAGAATTACCTTCTTACTGTTGATCACTTTTTTTGTTCAATTGTCCTTCGCGACACACGCGCAAACCTTAACCATAGATCAGGGGAATACGTCCTTGTTAAAAGCGATTAAGGAAATACAACGCCAAAGTAAATATCAGTTTTTATATACCGATGAGATGCTGAAAGGTGCCCGTCCGGTAAATTTATCCTTTAAAAACGCAACGCTGGAGGAGGTTTTAACCTCTTGCTTTGAAGGACAGCCCTTAACCTATGTTGTTAAAAATAAGACGGTCGTATTACGCCGCCGGATCACGGGATCTGCCACAACGGATGTACAAGCCATTACCGTGAAGGGTAAGGTACTTGACAACAAAGGCCAGCCCCTTGCAGGCGTAACCGTTAAAATTAAAGGTGCTTCCGCCGGCACCGTTACCGACCCTAACGGTAATTACAGTATTGCGGTTGCCAATGGTACCGTAACGCTAAGTTACAGTTACGTTGGTTTTGTAACCCAGGAAATTGTGGTAGAAAATCAAACCACGATCAATGTTATACTTCAGGAATCGGTTAAATCAATTGACAACGTGGTGGTGATTGGTTATGGAACGCAAAAGCGAGGAGATATAAACGGCGCTGTTTCATCCATTTCGGCCAGGGATATTCAAAATGTGCCCCAAACCAGTATTGACCAAATGCTGCAGGGTAAAGCTGCAGGGCTTACCATTACTCAAAATTCCGGAGCACCGGGGAGTTCAACCTCAGTACACATCAGGGGTATTACCTCTTTAAGTGGCAGTAACGAACCCTTGTATGTGATAGATGGTGTACCTGTTTCAGGTGACGCAACCAATGCCAGTACCAGCCGCACTTCGCCATTACAAAGCATTAATAATGATCAAACTGCGGTTAGTCCGCTATCGCTCATCAATCCTAATGATATCGAATCTGTGGATGTATTAAAAGATGCATCAGCAGCCGCTATCTATGGTAGCCGCGCATCTAACGGCGTTATTATCATTACTACCAAGCGGGGTAAAAACTCTGCGTCTAAGGTAACCTATGATGGTTGGCTGGGGTTTCAGCAGCCTGCAAAGTATCTTAAAATGATGGATCTGAAGCAATATGCCAACCTGCAAAATGCCTTAGGCGAATTGTATGGCGCCGTGCGTCCGGAATTTGCTGATCCAAGCCTTTTGGGTAAGGGAACGGATTGGCAGCGGGAAATTTTCCGCACTGCCGTAATGCAAAGCCACCAGGTTTCAATTTCGGGCGGCAAGGAAGGTACGAACTATTACCTGTCGGGCGGTTACCTCAAACAGGATGGTATGGTGATCGGATCGGGCTTTAACCGCTATTCGTTCCGTTCGAACGTAAACAGCCAGGTAAAAAACTGGCTGAATGTAGGTATGACCTTATCTGGCAGCCGTACTAACGAGAACGTTATTTTTAGTGACAATAACGGCATAATTTATAATGCACTACTTAATGCGCCAGACATAGCGGTATTAAACGCCGACGGCTCGTATGCAGGCCCACCAGCTAACCAGGTAGGCGGTGCCATTAACCCGGTTGCACAGGCTTTAAGCATAACTAATAATCTTATCCGCAATAAGATCAATGGCAATATGTATGCTGATATCCGCTTGTCAAAAGATCTAACATTAAGGTCAGAACTGGGAGGCGATTTCAATTTTACAGATAACCGCCTGTTTAACCCAACTTATGCCTGGGGACAATACGTAAATACCACGGCATCATTAAATCAATTGACTACCCAAAACACCTTTTGGGACTGGAAAGAGTACTTAACGTATTCGCATACCTTTAAATCAAAACATGCTGTAACCGCCCTGTTAGGGCACGAAGTGCAGCAGTATACTTATCGGGGTATGTCTGCCTACAGGCAAAAGTTTTTCAGCAACGATGTGCAAACCCTTAACTTAGGCGACGCAGCAACAGCAAGAAATGACGAGTTTAAAGGCAGTGGCGTACTTGAATCTGCTTACGCTCGTGGTATCTACACTTACAATGGCAAATACAGTATTACGGCAACCATAAGGGCCGATAAATCATCAAACTTTACACCGGAAAATAATACCGGTTACTTTCCTTCCTTCGCGGCATCATGGCGAGTTTCGGATGAGCCTTTTATGGCAAAATTTAAAACCGTAGCCGATAATATAAAACTACGCGTTGGATACGGACAGGTAGGCAATCAGGATGTAGGCGGGTATTTGTTCGGCTCATCCTTAACTCCTTCAGCTACAGGATTGGGCACCGGCTTTTTCTTCAACCAAATTCCTAACCCCAACCTTACCTGGCAAACCTCTATCCAAACCGACTTGGGTATTGATGCAAGCTTGTTTGGTAACCGTATTGACCTGACTTTTGACTGGTACAATAAAACCTCGAAAAACTTCTTGTTTCAACAACCCTTGCCGGCTTATTTAATAGGCGATGCCAACTATCTTGGGGGTATTAACCCGCCAACCATTAATGGTGGAAATTTGCAAAATAAGGGCTTTGAATTCACGATCAGGACGCAAAACATACGCGGTGAAGATTTTAAATGGAACTCAACCCTCATCTTTTCTCACTATGCCAACAAGGTAGTATCACTGGCCAATAACAGCGGCCCGCTTATTGGCGAAGTGGTTAACGGTTTCCTGCATTTACCTGTAACCCGTACCACCGTTGGTAGCGCCATTGGTGAATTTTACGGCTATAAGGTGGCCGGAATCTTCCAAAACGATGCCCAACTGCGTGGTGCCCCTGTTCAGTTTGGCCGCCCTATTAATCCTACCCAAAGCGGTACCTGGCTGGGCGATATACAGTATCAGGATCTGAATAATGATGGCAAGATCGATCAGAATGACCAAACATCACTGGGAAATCCGAACCCAAAATTCACTTATGGGTTTACCAACAATTTCAGCTTTAAGGCATTCGACCTATCGATATTTTTGAATGGTTCATACGGAGCAAAAATTTTAAATGTGCTTAACCGTACCATTGGTGGTATGTCCAGCTTGTACCAAAACCAACTGGCTTCAGTGGCCGGGTTCTGGACACCAACCAACACCGGTTCAAACATTCCGGCGCCAAAGGGAGGTACCGATAACCCGAACCTTGTTATATCAGACCGTTACATTGAAAGCGGATCATACCTCAGGATACAAAATATCAACTTAGGATATAATTTACCGGCTAAGTTGATCAACCGTGTAAGCCTGAGCCGGTTAAGGGTATATGCAAGCGTACAAAACCTTTACACATTTACCCCATACAAAGGGTACGATCCTGAAATAGGATCTGCTAACCAAAATGTTTTTCAAACCAATATTGACCTTGGAAGATACCCCATTCCACGAACCATCACTTTTGGTGTAAATGCAGAATTTTAA
- a CDS encoding FecR family protein, with translation MIPDQQSRLQYLLQQYADNKCTRTELLELMVALKQDGNHKELHDSMLTMWEHIKPEEQLQGIDKEQIFSNVMESGVVRELPARRYPMWRWAAACILFIAALGFYFLRPISQPNNSLTQKRPSATIVPGSNKAELTLANGKKLTLNNSSSGKISTNGNVTFIEMDKGRLTYNGELGNQKNDHVAFNTLTTPAGGQYQLILPDGTKVWLNASSSLRFPVTFEGNSRRVELTGEGYFEVAKNKAKPFIINANEQEIKVLGTHFNVMAYQDEASTNTTLLEGSVQVTKGEERKILVPGDQARVNSKIQIVRVDPEESIEWKNGNFNFSHEKIEGIMRKLSRWYNVDIEYHGKITNEGFVGTVPRSKDLSEVLSTLESTGLVHFKVKERSVIVMP, from the coding sequence ATGATACCAGATCAACAATCAAGATTGCAATACTTATTGCAGCAATATGCCGACAATAAATGTACGCGCACAGAATTGCTGGAACTGATGGTGGCCTTGAAGCAGGATGGCAACCATAAAGAGTTGCATGATTCGATGCTAACTATGTGGGAGCATATCAAACCTGAGGAACAACTGCAAGGAATTGACAAGGAACAGATCTTCAGCAACGTAATGGAATCGGGAGTTGTACGGGAATTACCTGCCAGGCGGTACCCTATGTGGCGATGGGCTGCCGCTTGCATATTATTTATTGCTGCACTTGGATTTTACTTTTTAAGGCCAATTAGTCAGCCAAACAACTCCCTTACCCAAAAGCGTCCATCAGCCACTATAGTACCCGGTAGCAACAAGGCCGAACTCACCCTGGCGAATGGTAAAAAATTAACGTTAAATAATAGTAGTAGCGGTAAAATATCAACCAACGGTAACGTAACCTTTATTGAAATGGATAAAGGCAGGCTTACTTATAATGGCGAACTGGGTAACCAAAAAAATGATCATGTTGCCTTCAATACGCTCACTACACCGGCAGGCGGACAGTATCAGCTCATCCTGCCCGATGGAACCAAAGTTTGGCTGAATGCTTCATCTTCGCTGCGTTTCCCGGTGACCTTTGAGGGTAACAGCAGACGTGTTGAACTTACAGGCGAAGGCTACTTTGAAGTGGCTAAAAATAAAGCGAAGCCGTTTATCATCAATGCCAACGAGCAGGAAATTAAAGTATTAGGAACCCACTTTAATGTGATGGCTTACCAGGATGAAGCGAGCACAAACACTACCCTTCTTGAAGGCTCTGTGCAGGTTACCAAAGGAGAAGAGCGCAAGATACTGGTTCCGGGAGATCAGGCACGGGTTAACAGCAAAATTCAGATCGTACGGGTCGATCCTGAGGAATCAATAGAATGGAAGAACGGCAATTTCAACTTCTCTCATGAAAAGATTGAGGGAATTATGAGGAAATTGTCTCGTTGGTACAACGTTGACATTGAATATCACGGCAAAATAACGAATGAAGGGTTCGTGGGTACGGTGCCACGCTCAAAAGACCTGTCTGAGGTTTTAAGCACCCTGGAATCAACCGGGCTGGTTCATTTTAAAGTAAAAGAAAGGAGCGTTATAGTTATGCCTTAA
- a CDS encoding glycoside hydrolase family 16 protein: protein MNKKIKTAFLLSMGVVSIALMSCQKGDDSLATKKTAVESTDNDKASALGPWTRLFTDDFNNSNSFNNWTKANRADYNSGICIYDPNVPVTGNYDSKNVLVLTATKNGSTYKSGLIKSNFSFKPNANEEYRTSASIKLVAIDGTTWKDFTQTYGAWPAFWTVQETNWPVKGEIDIVEAYSFGNYAKYASNLFYGTSANNNQLGNTCEKPYNVSAGWHTYDEYWKNVNGSVTVTIQLDGVTVSTYTNAINGNLQLQNFGPHNIIFNLNVGSNSNVGIFNNSQINLFSKTMMWVDYVTVDKRTL, encoded by the coding sequence ATGAACAAAAAAATCAAAACAGCATTCCTGTTATCTATGGGGGTAGTGTCTATTGCCCTGATGTCATGTCAAAAGGGTGACGATTCATTAGCCACAAAAAAAACTGCTGTGGAAAGTACCGACAATGATAAAGCTTCGGCATTAGGACCATGGACCCGCTTGTTTACCGACGATTTTAACAACAGCAACAGTTTTAATAACTGGACTAAGGCAAACCGGGCCGATTACAATTCAGGTATTTGTATTTACGACCCTAACGTGCCGGTTACCGGTAATTATGACTCTAAAAATGTGCTGGTGTTAACAGCTACTAAAAATGGCAGCACCTATAAATCAGGCCTCATTAAGTCTAACTTTTCTTTTAAACCCAATGCAAATGAAGAATACCGCACAAGTGCTTCAATAAAACTGGTAGCCATAGACGGTACCACCTGGAAAGACTTCACACAAACTTATGGTGCATGGCCGGCTTTTTGGACAGTGCAGGAAACCAACTGGCCTGTTAAAGGCGAAATAGACATTGTAGAGGCGTACTCGTTTGGCAATTATGCCAAGTACGCAAGTAATTTATTTTACGGCACCTCTGCCAATAATAACCAACTGGGTAACACCTGCGAAAAACCTTACAATGTAAGCGCAGGTTGGCATACGTATGACGAGTATTGGAAAAATGTAAATGGAAGTGTAACGGTAACTATTCAGCTTGACGGGGTAACCGTTTCTACTTACACAAACGCAATTAACGGCAACTTGCAGCTGCAAAATTTTGGTCCGCACAATATTATCTTCAATCTTAACGTAGGTTCCAATAGCAACGTAGGCATATTTAATAACAGCCAGATAAACCTTTTTAGTAAAACCATGATGTGGGTTGATTATGTAACTGTTGATAAACGTACCTTATAA
- a CDS encoding RNA polymerase sigma factor yields MLSIDPFEERRLLISVSNGDEQAFRKLYDAYFNRLSVYVFKFNKSEEATSEIIQDIFLKLWTTRSTITEIDSLQAYLFSSARNRSIDYLRKLARETNLIKMISVQLNDEKNNIEERLNLADLQLLIGQALEELSEQKKQIFKLSKLDGMSHDEIAEMMNLSKSTVKNHLSETLKHLRKHLSQRPDHDYLLVILLLKLLR; encoded by the coding sequence TTGTTGTCAATTGATCCATTCGAAGAACGACGCTTACTCATTAGTGTTTCAAACGGAGATGAACAAGCATTCAGGAAACTTTATGATGCTTACTTCAACCGTTTGTCTGTTTATGTCTTTAAATTTAACAAATCAGAAGAAGCAACATCAGAGATCATACAGGATATATTTTTGAAACTGTGGACAACGCGTTCAACTATTACGGAAATTGATAGTCTTCAGGCCTACCTTTTCAGTTCTGCCCGTAACCGCTCAATTGATTACCTGCGTAAATTGGCCCGGGAAACCAACCTGATCAAAATGATCAGTGTGCAGTTAAATGATGAAAAAAACAACATCGAAGAAAGACTGAACCTTGCTGATTTGCAATTGCTTATTGGCCAGGCACTGGAAGAACTTTCTGAACAGAAAAAGCAGATCTTTAAACTCAGCAAATTAGATGGAATGAGCCATGATGAAATTGCTGAGATGATGAACCTTTCGAAAAGTACGGTCAAAAATCACTTGTCAGAAACCTTAAAACATCTGCGGAAGCACCTGAGTCAGCGGCCTGATCATGATTATCTGCTGGTTATCTTACTGCTAAAATTGTTGCGATAA
- a CDS encoding amine oxidase — translation MHTSDDSSPFQSFWMGGYECTDQLNTVGDRVDLINTTHHLSRLNSDYNDIKDFGITTVREGIRWSYVEKQPYHYDFSVVKTMLVQGKANGIQQIWDICHFGYPDDLSPLHPHFTKRFVGVCGAFVEFYRALYPTDTLIVTPINEVSFISWLGGEAAGTTPYCTGQGWTIKYALMRAYIAGIKAMKEIDPGIRILTTEPIVNIVPPLYATQAEIEEAARVHDEQYQALDILVGRICPELGGSPDMLDLMGVNFYYNNQWVVGFNEFLPWLNEEEDPRWRPLSKLLTEAYNRYNKPIVLTETSHPKEDRPLWIDFISKQCFKVLQQGVPFWGICLYPIIDRPDWDNLTHWHQSGLWDEVHLEDGTSVRILNEPYAKALRNSQRLIY, via the coding sequence ATGCATACTTCTGATGATAGCAGTCCGTTTCAATCTTTTTGGATGGGCGGCTATGAATGCACCGACCAACTGAATACCGTAGGCGACCGGGTAGATCTCATTAACACCACACATCACTTAAGCCGTTTAAATAGCGATTATAACGATATTAAAGATTTTGGTATTACCACGGTTAGGGAAGGCATCCGCTGGAGCTATGTAGAAAAGCAGCCTTACCATTACGATTTTAGTGTAGTTAAAACCATGCTTGTACAAGGCAAAGCGAATGGTATTCAGCAAATATGGGATATATGCCATTTTGGTTACCCAGATGATCTTAGCCCGTTGCATCCGCATTTTACCAAACGTTTTGTGGGTGTTTGTGGTGCATTTGTTGAGTTTTACAGGGCACTATATCCAACAGACACATTAATAGTAACTCCTATTAACGAGGTAAGCTTTATATCATGGTTGGGTGGCGAGGCAGCCGGAACTACACCCTATTGCACCGGTCAGGGCTGGACCATAAAGTATGCCTTGATGCGTGCTTACATTGCCGGTATTAAGGCCATGAAAGAGATTGACCCCGGCATTCGCATACTTACCACCGAACCTATTGTTAATATTGTGCCCCCTCTTTATGCTACTCAAGCTGAAATTGAAGAGGCTGCCCGGGTACATGATGAACAGTATCAGGCGTTGGATATATTGGTTGGGCGCATTTGCCCCGAGCTTGGGGGATCGCCCGATATGCTGGATTTGATGGGTGTTAACTTTTACTATAATAACCAATGGGTAGTTGGCTTTAATGAGTTTTTACCCTGGTTAAATGAAGAGGAAGACCCACGCTGGAGGCCTTTGAGCAAATTGCTGACAGAAGCATATAATCGTTATAATAAGCCTATCGTATTAACAGAAACCAGCCACCCCAAAGAAGACCGGCCGTTATGGATTGATTTTATCAGCAAACAATGCTTCAAAGTATTACAACAAGGCGTTCCTTTTTGGGGAATATGCCTATACCCTATTATTGACCGGCCCGACTGGGACAACCTCACTCACTGGCACCAAAGCGGCCTTTGGGACGAAGTGCATCTGGAAGATGGAACATCGGTTAGAATTTTAAATGAACCATACGCAAAAGCCTTAAGAAATTCTCAGCGTTTGATTTATTAA
- a CDS encoding glycosyltransferase — MQLNSDQSMDHLGHELKDLPKNLVCFSHLRWDFVFQRPQHLLTRLAKAMKVFYVEEPVVIASEKLPHYLLQQRSEITLIIPQLPAGLNPAESVSVQEQLLDDFMIEHQITNYAFWYYTPMALEFSRKYKPELTVFDCMDELSAFKFAPESLKTLEKELLKKADVVFTGGHSLYEAKKDKHTNIYAFPSSIDKSHFAKARMLKKTAENQDAAYRPKLGFYGVIDERFDAELIKGIADARPDWDLMLLGPVVKIDPQTLPQKDNIYYIGTKSYAELPDLMAAWDIALIPFLLNESTRFISPTKTPEYLAAGLPVISTAIRDVVNPYGELGLVSIGDTPAEFVMLSEKELDRKDKKEWQQKVDLFLSNISWDITCAQMVSVMSTALNPAPVFHNTLVQS, encoded by the coding sequence ATGCAGTTAAATAGCGATCAGTCGATGGATCACTTAGGGCACGAATTGAAAGATCTGCCGAAAAACCTGGTTTGCTTTTCCCATCTCCGGTGGGACTTCGTATTCCAAAGGCCACAACATCTATTAACCCGCTTAGCAAAAGCCATGAAGGTTTTTTATGTGGAAGAACCGGTAGTTATTGCTTCGGAAAAGCTTCCACATTATTTATTGCAGCAACGGAGCGAGATCACGCTTATTATACCCCAACTTCCGGCTGGCTTAAACCCGGCCGAATCTGTAAGTGTACAGGAGCAGTTGTTGGATGATTTCATGATAGAGCATCAAATAACCAATTATGCTTTTTGGTATTATACCCCCATGGCGCTCGAATTTAGCCGGAAATACAAGCCCGAACTTACAGTTTTTGATTGTATGGATGAGTTGTCGGCATTTAAGTTTGCGCCTGAATCACTCAAGACCTTAGAAAAAGAATTATTAAAAAAGGCTGATGTTGTGTTTACTGGCGGGCATTCCTTATACGAGGCCAAAAAAGATAAGCATACTAATATTTATGCTTTTCCGAGTAGTATTGATAAATCGCATTTTGCCAAGGCAAGAATGCTAAAAAAAACTGCAGAAAATCAGGATGCCGCATACAGGCCAAAACTGGGATTTTATGGAGTTATTGATGAACGCTTTGATGCTGAACTTATAAAAGGAATAGCTGATGCGCGCCCCGATTGGGATTTAATGCTTTTGGGCCCGGTGGTGAAAATTGACCCTCAAACTTTGCCTCAAAAAGATAATATATACTATATAGGCACTAAAAGTTATGCCGAATTGCCTGATTTGATGGCCGCGTGGGACATAGCCTTGATACCATTTTTGCTTAACGAATCTACACGCTTTATAAGCCCAACCAAAACCCCCGAATATTTGGCTGCAGGATTGCCAGTTATATCAACCGCCATCAGGGATGTGGTCAATCCTTATGGTGAACTTGGTTTAGTATCCATTGGTGATACACCAGCAGAATTTGTAATGCTTAGCGAAAAGGAACTCGATCGTAAAGATAAAAAGGAATGGCAGCAAAAGGTCGACCTGTTCCTGTCTAACATCTCCTGGGACATTACCTGTGCGCAGATGGTAAGCGTAATGAGTACTGCATTAAACCCGGCGCCGGTTTTTCATAATACCTTAGTTCAGTCGTGA
- the glf gene encoding UDP-galactopyranose mutase, producing the protein MFDYLIVGAGFAGSVLAERLAAAENKKVLLIDKRNHIGGNAYDHYDNEGILIHKYGPHIFHTNSQEVFNYLSKFTEWRHYQHKVLADLDGQQVPVPINLTTINTLYNLNLSSNELEGFFAGKAEDVKQVRTSEDVVVKAVGRDLYNKFFKGYTQKQWDLDPSELDASVTARVPTRTNKDDRYFTDTYQSMPLNGYTKMFENMLNHPNIKIMLNTDYHEITDDIAFNKMIFTGPVDEYFDYCYGKLPYRSINFKFETLDKEQFQRTGTVNYPNDYAFTRITEFKYLTGQKHHKTSLVYEFPTANGDPYYPIPRPENAELYKKYKALADQSDTYFVGRLATYKYYNMDQVVAQALSMYKKIKAEITIKPMHNEAAA; encoded by the coding sequence ATGTTTGATTACTTGATAGTAGGGGCGGGTTTTGCGGGCAGTGTGTTGGCAGAACGTCTTGCGGCAGCAGAAAATAAAAAAGTGCTGCTGATAGATAAAAGAAACCATATTGGCGGAAATGCTTATGATCATTATGATAATGAAGGTATCCTGATTCATAAATACGGGCCTCATATTTTTCACACCAACAGCCAGGAAGTTTTTAATTATCTGTCGAAATTTACTGAGTGGAGGCACTATCAGCACAAGGTATTGGCCGATCTTGACGGACAGCAGGTGCCGGTACCCATCAATTTAACCACCATTAATACGCTCTACAACTTAAACCTGAGCAGTAATGAACTCGAAGGGTTCTTTGCCGGTAAGGCAGAAGACGTTAAGCAGGTGCGTACCTCTGAAGATGTGGTGGTTAAAGCGGTGGGGCGCGATTTATATAACAAATTTTTTAAAGGCTATACCCAAAAGCAATGGGACTTAGATCCCTCAGAGCTTGATGCATCGGTAACGGCAAGGGTACCTACACGTACTAATAAAGACGATAGGTACTTTACCGATACATACCAGTCGATGCCGCTAAATGGTTATACCAAAATGTTCGAAAACATGCTTAACCACCCGAACATTAAAATTATGCTGAACACAGATTATCATGAAATAACAGATGATATCGCGTTCAATAAAATGATCTTTACCGGGCCGGTAGATGAGTATTTTGATTATTGTTATGGTAAGCTGCCGTACCGCTCGATCAATTTTAAATTCGAGACATTGGATAAAGAGCAATTTCAACGGACAGGAACGGTCAATTACCCGAATGATTATGCCTTTACCCGTATTACCGAGTTTAAGTATTTAACCGGGCAAAAGCATCATAAAACCAGTTTAGTATACGAGTTTCCAACAGCAAACGGCGATCCGTATTACCCTATTCCCCGACCTGAAAACGCTGAACTATATAAAAAATATAAAGCCCTGGCCGATCAGTCAGACACTTACTTTGTTGGCCGTTTAGCCACGTACAAATACTACAATATGGATCAGGTGGTTGCCCAGGCTTTGAGCATGTATAAAAAAATAAAGGCAGAGATTACTATTAAACCAATGCATAACGAAGCTGCTGCGTAA
- a CDS encoding Crp/Fnr family transcriptional regulator, which produces MSESKTEIELLRTVLGSAGMKAEAFDLSLPYWKLKHYKKGEFYNEYKNVCKHLGFVINGVFRIYRVNNDTGEEKNMLFFTDHQFVASYKSFLAQTACDYYTEAMVDSLILYIHIDHLNELYGKSHPWERFGRIVAETAFHEVMINTEGFLFKTPEDRYREMMDKHPNIFNSVPLYHIASYLGIQGPSLSRIRKRMVSK; this is translated from the coding sequence ATGTCAGAAAGCAAAACTGAAATTGAATTACTTAGAACAGTATTGGGATCGGCCGGAATGAAAGCCGAAGCTTTTGACCTGTCGTTGCCGTACTGGAAATTGAAGCATTACAAAAAAGGCGAGTTTTACAACGAATATAAAAACGTATGCAAACACCTCGGCTTTGTAATTAATGGCGTTTTTAGAATTTATAGAGTAAACAACGACACGGGTGAAGAGAAGAACATGTTGTTTTTTACCGATCATCAGTTTGTAGCATCTTATAAGAGCTTTTTAGCGCAAACGGCTTGCGATTATTATACTGAAGCAATGGTCGATTCGCTTATATTATATATACACATAGATCACCTGAATGAACTCTATGGCAAATCACACCCTTGGGAACGCTTCGGAAGAATTGTTGCTGAAACGGCTTTTCATGAAGTTATGATCAATACCGAAGGATTTTTATTTAAGACGCCCGAAGATCGTTATCGTGAGATGATGGATAAGCATCCAAATATCTTTAATTCGGTGCCGCTGTATCATATTGCTTCGTATCTGGGTATTCAGGGGCCATCTTTGAGCCGCATACGCAAAAGGATGGTTAGCAAGTAG